A window from Bufo bufo chromosome 1, aBufBuf1.1, whole genome shotgun sequence encodes these proteins:
- the LOC120986604 gene encoding zona pellucida sperm-binding protein 3-like → MLLGIRWSWLLVVLIYGSGFSSALVRHRRQPDTRWRNYQPGWGSSRTVSAVGSPRGDLLYPGVGFQSRQLTQPPPIMLNPSSPVSVQCAEDSMVVTVERDFYGNGRLVNPSDLVLGTCTAGSQTLVNTVVFQIALQECGSNLEMTSDILIYKINLSYTPTTSPNVPIIRSNPAVVPIWCYYPRFGNVSSNAIKPTWAPFSTTVSSEERLSFSLTLMTEDWSAPRQSLVYQLGEIFYIEAFVDIENHVPMMLFVDSCVATLTPDETSNPHYDIIAYNGCLIDGMLGESSSAFGSPRPEANKLRFTVDAFRFISSDLSMIYITCHLRAADINQTPDPMNKACSYNKATSSWSPVEGPSANCQCCNTGNCATVGSRRTAWGPQPARSRGVGKRDVGSHLEKYTLARLGPLLVTGSKPNQVSKEGISQASRMGAEEPLQLWVLVAMGSITSVVVAVTLIVAAKCLLKKLSHK, encoded by the exons ATGTTGTTAGGGATTAGGTGGAGTTGGCTGCTTGTGGTTCTCATCTATGGGTCAGGCTTTAGCAGTGCCTTGGTTAGGCATCGGCGCCAGCCAGACACTCGGTGGAGGAATTATCAGCCTGGATGGGGATCTTCTAGAACTGTATCTGCAGTAGGTTCTCCTAGGGGAGATCTTTTGTATCCTGGAGTAGGTTTTCAGTCCCGACAGCTTACACAGCCCCCACCGATTATGCTGAACCCCTCATCCCCTGTCAGTGTGCAGTGTGCAGAGGACAGTATGGTGGTGACTGTAGAGAGAGACTTCTATGGTAATGGTAGGCTGGTGAATCCTTCAGACCTGGTCCTCGGGACCTGCACAGCTGGATCTCAGACTTTAGTTAATACTGTAGTCTTTCAAATTGCTCTTCAAGAATGTGGAAGCAACCTAGAG ATGACTTCAGATATACTTATCTACAAGATCAACTTGTCTTACACCCCCACCACCTCCCCTAATGTGCCCATCATCAGGTCCAATCCTGCAGTGGTTCCCATCTGGTGTTACTACCCACG ATTTGGCAATGTAAGCAGCAATGCCATCAAGCCAACATGGGCTCCCTTCAGCACCACAGTGAGCTCAGAAGAAAGGTTGTCTTTCTCCTTGACTCTCATGACTG AGGACTGGAGTGCTCCTCGTCAATCACTGGTCTACCAGCTTGGTGAGATCTTCTACATAGAGGCCTTTGTGGACATAGAGAACCACGTCCCGATGATGCTGTTTGTTGATAGCTGTGTTGCCACCCTTACTCCAGATGAGACCTCTAATCCTCACTATGACATTATTGCTTATAATGG GTGCTTGATCGATGGGATGCTAGGAGAATCCTCTTCAGCCTTTGGTTCTCCAAGACCTGAAGCGAATAAGCTCAGATTCACAGTTGATGCCTTCAGGTTCATTAGCAGTGACCTTTCTATG ATCTACATAACCTGTCACCTGAGAGCTGCTGACATCAACCAGACCCCTGATCCAATGAACAAGGCCTGCTCCTACAACAAGGCTACCAGCAG TTGGTCACCTGTGGAAGGCCCCAGTGCGAACTGCCAGTGCTGCAACACTGGGAACTGTGCTACAGTTGGCAGCCGGAGAACAGCATGGGGCCCACAACCTGCCAGGTCAAGAGGAGTTGGGAAGAGAGATGTTG GTTCTCATCTAGAGAAATACACTCTGGCCAGACTGGGCCCTCTTCTAGTGACTGGATCTAAGCCTAACCAGGTCTCCAAAGAAGGAATTTCCCAAGCTTCCAGAATGGGTGCAGAAGAACCTCTGCAGTTGTGGGTGCTGGTGGCCATGGGTTCAATCACTTCAGTAGTTGTTGCTGTGACTCTTATTGTGGCTGCAAAATGTCTTTTAAAAAAACTGTCTCACAAATAG